In one Buchnera aphidicola (Uroleucon sonchi) genomic region, the following are encoded:
- a CDS encoding ATP-binding cassette domain-containing protein, with protein MFLIHMKNAYLSFSNIEILKNSTLSINKHERVCLIGKNGTGKSTILKIINKQQDLDCGKIIYKKNIKISYLTQDNPTNLNISLYDFMHSGCTDNILDNKNNIDNKIKIEQFIKLMKLNKYSLLNNLSGGLLRQAALMHTFVGEPDILLLDEPTNHLDMRTIQWLENFLKKFSGSILFVSHNRNFIDNISTRIIDLDRGKLVSWPGNYKNFIKLKNESHHIEMIQKKLFDKRLKQEEKWIRKNLKARSTRNEGRVQNLKILREECNNYRKIEILNDMTVNESKKYLGKIVFKLENVKYLVNNKIIIQKFSSIIERGDKVGLIGDNGCGKSTLIKILLGENQPNTGKIYIRNQLKISYFDQNRSTLNQNKSIIDNISNGQEYFSINGKEKHIISYLKNFLFQPNQLTSLVKTLSGGECSRLLLAQLFLQPSNVLILDEPTNDLDLETIQLIEKIIINYTGTVFIVSHDKDFINNTVNKCWLFKKYGFIETYLGNYESVKKTNNSSIIQSKKQHISQKNINKKTTNQFLQELNQTLRIIEEIELKIKNLQQVINEPNFFKKQLQEKLPILNMLSTEEQKLKKYMINWEKLEQKCVTNK; from the coding sequence ATGTTTTTAATTCACATGAAAAATGCTTATTTATCTTTTAGTAACATAGAAATACTTAAAAATAGTACATTATCTATTAATAAACATGAACGAGTGTGTTTAATTGGAAAAAATGGAACGGGTAAATCAACTATATTAAAAATTATCAATAAACAACAAGATTTAGATTGTGGTAAAATAATTTATAAAAAAAATATTAAAATATCTTATTTAACACAAGATAATCCTACAAATCTTAATATTTCTTTGTATGATTTCATGCATTCAGGATGCACTGATAATATATTAGATAATAAAAACAATATAGATAATAAAATAAAAATAGAACAATTTATTAAATTAATGAAATTAAATAAATATTCTTTACTTAATAACTTATCTGGAGGTTTATTAAGACAAGCAGCTTTAATGCATACATTTGTAGGAGAGCCTGACATACTATTGTTAGACGAACCAACTAATCATTTAGACATGAGAACAATTCAATGGCTAGAAAATTTTTTAAAGAAATTTTCTGGTAGTATTTTATTTGTTTCTCATAATCGAAACTTTATTGATAATATATCAACTCGTATTATAGATCTTGATCGTGGAAAATTAGTTTCTTGGCCAGGAAATTATAAAAATTTTATTAAACTCAAAAATGAAAGTCATCATATTGAGATGATACAAAAAAAATTATTTGATAAACGTTTAAAACAAGAAGAAAAATGGATACGAAAAAATCTTAAAGCACGATCCACACGAAATGAAGGAAGAGTACAAAATTTAAAAATACTTAGAGAAGAATGTAATAATTATAGAAAAATTGAAATATTAAATGATATGACTGTTAATGAATCTAAAAAATATTTAGGAAAAATTGTTTTTAAATTAGAAAATGTAAAATATTTAGTTAATAATAAAATTATTATTCAAAAATTTTCATCTATCATTGAACGTGGAGATAAAGTTGGTTTAATTGGCGATAATGGATGTGGAAAAAGTACATTAATTAAAATTTTATTAGGAGAAAATCAACCGAATACAGGAAAAATTTATATACGTAATCAATTAAAAATATCATATTTTGATCAAAACAGATCTACTTTAAATCAAAATAAATCTATTATTGATAATATCTCTAATGGTCAAGAATATTTCTCTATAAATGGTAAAGAGAAACATATAATAAGTTATTTAAAAAATTTTCTTTTTCAACCAAATCAATTAACATCTTTAGTAAAAACATTATCTGGCGGTGAATGTAGTAGATTACTATTAGCTCAATTATTTTTACAACCAAGTAATGTATTAATTCTTGATGAACCGACAAATGATTTAGATTTAGAAACTATACAATTAATAGAGAAAATTATTATAAACTATACAGGTACTGTATTCATTGTTAGTCATGATAAAGATTTTATTAATAATACAGTAAACAAATGTTGGTTATTTAAAAAATATGGATTTATTGAAACTTACTTAGGAAATTATGAATCTGTTAAAAAAACAAACAATTCTTCAATCATACAATCTAAAAAACAGCATATTTCTCAAAAAAATATAAATAAAAAAACAACTAATCAATTTCTACAAGAATTAAATCAAACATTGCGTATAATAGAAGAAATAGAATTAAAAATTAAAAATTTACAACAAGTAATTAATGAACCAAATTTTTTTAAAAAACAATTACAAGAAAAATTACCGATATTGAATATGTTATCTACAGAAGAGCAGAAATTAAAAAAATATATGATTAATTGGGAAAAATTAGAGCAAAAATGTGTGACAAATAAGTAA
- the trhO gene encoding oxygen-dependent tRNA uridine(34) hydroxylase TrhO, producing the protein MSRSHNLISRIELKKRFFSENHHSRLTLSFYKYFFIDDPKKYRDIIYQYFYQYNFLGRVYIAKEGINAQISIPKEYYIFLIKFLNQLDSKLKNLHINQALNNYNSFWFLSVKVKNKIVQDGIIQPFFNPNNVGIYIKSKTVNLMLNDTKSIFVDMRNSYEYAIGHFENAIEIKSATFREQLQAVIKVMSYAKNENIVMYCTGGIRCEKATAWMIFNGFKKIYHLKGGILGYVHDAKKNGLPILFKGSNFVFDHRMSEKVSNEIISFCKQCNKPANTYVNCQNHLCHLLFIQCNKCTINFQKCCSLSCMTNYMLQI; encoded by the coding sequence ATGTCTAGATCACATAATCTTATTTCTAGAATTGAATTAAAAAAACGTTTTTTTTCTGAAAATCATCATTCTCGTTTAACATTATCTTTTTATAAATATTTTTTTATTGATGATCCTAAAAAATATAGAGATATAATTTATCAATATTTTTATCAGTATAACTTTTTAGGACGTGTTTATATTGCGAAAGAAGGTATTAATGCTCAAATAAGTATTCCAAAAGAATATTATATATTTCTAATTAAATTTTTAAATCAATTAGACTCAAAATTAAAAAATTTACATATTAATCAAGCATTAAATAATTATAATTCTTTTTGGTTTTTATCTGTTAAAGTGAAAAATAAAATTGTTCAAGATGGTATTATTCAACCTTTTTTTAATCCTAATAATGTTGGTATTTACATTAAATCTAAAACTGTTAATTTAATGTTAAACGATACGAAAAGTATATTTGTTGATATGCGAAATTCCTATGAATATGCTATTGGTCATTTTGAAAATGCTATAGAAATTAAAAGTGCGACTTTTCGTGAACAATTACAAGCTGTCATTAAAGTGATGAGTTATGCAAAAAATGAAAACATTGTCATGTATTGTACAGGAGGAATTCGTTGTGAAAAAGCGACTGCTTGGATGATTTTTAACGGTTTTAAAAAAATTTATCATTTAAAAGGAGGAATTCTTGGCTATGTACATGATGCGAAAAAAAATGGATTACCAATCTTATTTAAAGGAAGTAATTTTGTATTTGATCATCGAATGAGTGAAAAAGTCTCAAATGAAATAATATCTTTTTGTAAACAATGTAATAAACCTGCTAATACATATGTTAATTGTCAAAATCATTTATGTCATCTTCTTTTTATTCAATGTAATAAATGTACGATAAATTTTCAAAAATGCTGTTCTTTATCATGCATGACAAATTATATGTTACAAATATAA
- a CDS encoding valine--tRNA ligase translates to MKKHYNPKHFEEYLYNFWEKNGYFKPDHTKKTTFCMMMPPPNVTGSLHMGHAFQQTIMDVLIRYHRMQGKNTFWQVGTDHAGIATQILVERKIFSEEQKTKKDYSRDEFIKKIWIWKNKSNNIIKQQMKRLGISVDWDHEKFTLDPEISLAVREAFILFYKNNFIYQKKKLVHWDSKLETVVSDLEVNHRTVKGKRWFIRYPIIQNNIHLKNKIKYLVISTTRPETLLGDTAIAINPKDPNYSFLIGQLVLSPLINRVIPIIGDQYANLEKGTGCVKITPAHDFNDYKVGLNHKLPMINIFTLDGRIQSKSKVYNYKGEKSNQYSTYIPHQLQQLDIISARIQVVKELTKLRLIEKIEESQIIIPYSDRSDAVIEPMLTNQWYLKTSKLAQEAIRAVKDQKIKFIPKQYEKMYFSWMNNIEDWCISRQLWWGHRIPIWYDNKKNIYVGQNEIDIRKKYNISKNTLLEQDTNVLDTWFSSGLWTFSTLGWPNQTEFLKIFHPTNIIISGFDIIFFWIARMIMLTMYFIKDKYNNPEVPFKNIYITGLIRDEDGKKMSKSKGNVIDPLDMIDGISLKKLIQKRTQNLLNPKLYNNIVKSTSKQFPHGIISTGTDALRFTFVALASNTRDIKWDMNRLQGYRNFCNKLWHASRFVLQNTIDHKFTQFNKQDNMLLINKWILIVLNNTVKLYRQSLDTYRFDLASNILYDFVWNVFCDWYLEFVKIIIKTSSLKDICLTKNILIYVLESLLKLIHPIMPFITEAIWQRITVMKKIPKKTIMLEPFPKYNQDLYDKKILNNVNWIKNIIVFLRNIRVKMNINANKLLPLLIYNITDEKEKIIKDNILLIKSIAFLDSITIILKEYNKDACIKEIIDGVEILIPIIKMVNKEKELERLKKEKNRVKVNILNLQDTVMNQNFLKFAPNNIVNRKKNKLLELHDIYNKLSNQIKILQNLSF, encoded by the coding sequence ATGAAAAAACATTATAATCCTAAACATTTCGAAGAATATTTATATAATTTTTGGGAGAAAAATGGATATTTTAAACCTGATCATACAAAAAAAACAACATTTTGTATGATGATGCCCCCTCCAAATGTAACAGGAAGTCTACATATGGGTCATGCATTTCAACAAACAATTATGGATGTATTAATTCGTTATCATAGAATGCAAGGGAAAAATACATTTTGGCAAGTAGGGACAGATCACGCAGGTATAGCAACACAAATATTAGTTGAACGAAAAATATTTTCAGAAGAACAAAAAACCAAAAAAGATTATAGTAGAGATGAATTTATAAAAAAAATTTGGATATGGAAAAATAAATCTAATAATATTATAAAACAACAAATGAAGCGTTTAGGGATATCAGTTGATTGGGATCATGAAAAATTTACTTTAGATCCTGAAATATCTCTTGCAGTCAGGGAAGCGTTTATTTTATTTTATAAAAATAATTTTATTTATCAAAAAAAAAAATTAGTTCATTGGGATTCAAAATTAGAAACTGTAGTTTCAGATTTAGAAGTGAATCATCGTACAGTTAAAGGTAAAAGATGGTTTATTCGTTATCCTATTATTCAAAATAATATTCATTTAAAAAATAAAATAAAATATTTAGTAATATCTACTACTAGACCTGAAACGTTGTTAGGTGACACAGCTATTGCTATTAATCCTAAAGATCCGAATTATAGTTTTTTAATTGGTCAATTGGTTTTATCTCCTTTAATAAATAGAGTAATTCCGATTATTGGAGATCAATATGCTAATTTAGAAAAAGGAACAGGTTGTGTTAAAATTACTCCTGCACATGATTTTAATGATTACAAAGTAGGTTTAAATCATAAATTACCAATGATTAATATTTTTACTTTAGATGGTCGTATTCAATCTAAATCTAAAGTTTACAATTATAAAGGCGAAAAATCTAATCAATATAGTACATATATTCCACATCAATTACAACAATTAGATATTATATCTGCACGTATTCAAGTGGTTAAAGAATTAACTAAATTAAGATTAATTGAAAAAATAGAAGAATCACAGATTATTATACCATATAGCGATAGAAGCGATGCTGTGATTGAACCGATGCTAACAAATCAATGGTATTTAAAAACATCTAAATTAGCTCAAGAAGCTATTCGTGCTGTGAAAGATCAAAAAATTAAATTTATACCTAAACAATATGAAAAAATGTATTTTTCTTGGATGAATAACATTGAAGATTGGTGTATTTCTCGTCAGTTATGGTGGGGACATCGTATTCCAATATGGTACGATAATAAAAAAAATATATATGTTGGACAAAATGAAATAGATATACGTAAAAAATATAATATTTCAAAAAATACATTATTAGAACAAGATACAAATGTATTAGATACATGGTTTTCTTCTGGTTTATGGACTTTTTCTACATTAGGATGGCCTAATCAAACTGAATTTTTAAAAATTTTTCATCCTACTAATATAATTATCAGTGGATTTGATATTATTTTTTTTTGGATTGCTAGAATGATTATGTTAACAATGTATTTTATTAAAGATAAATATAATAATCCTGAAGTGCCTTTTAAAAATATTTATATCACAGGATTAATTCGCGATGAAGATGGAAAAAAAATGTCTAAGTCTAAAGGTAATGTTATTGATCCTTTAGATATGATAGATGGAATTTCTTTAAAAAAATTAATTCAAAAAAGAACACAAAATTTATTAAATCCAAAATTATATAATAACATCGTGAAATCGACTTCTAAGCAATTTCCTCATGGCATTATATCTACTGGAACAGATGCATTACGATTTACATTCGTAGCTTTAGCATCTAATACACGCGATATTAAATGGGACATGAATAGATTACAAGGATATCGTAATTTTTGCAACAAATTATGGCATGCTAGTCGATTTGTTTTACAAAATACAATAGATCATAAGTTTACACAATTTAATAAACAAGATAATATGTTATTAATAAATAAATGGATTTTAATAGTTTTAAATAATACAGTAAAATTATATCGTCAGTCATTAGATACTTATCGATTTGATCTTGCATCAAATATTTTATATGATTTTGTGTGGAATGTTTTTTGTGATTGGTATTTAGAATTTGTTAAAATTATTATTAAAACTAGTTCATTAAAAGATATTTGTTTAACTAAAAATATTCTAATATATGTTTTAGAATCTCTTTTAAAATTAATACATCCTATTATGCCTTTTATAACAGAAGCTATTTGGCAACGTATTACAGTGATGAAGAAAATTCCAAAAAAAACAATTATGCTAGAACCTTTTCCAAAATATAATCAAGATTTATATGATAAAAAAATATTAAACAATGTGAATTGGATAAAAAATATTATTGTTTTTTTAAGAAATATTAGAGTAAAAATGAATATTAACGCTAATAAATTATTACCATTGTTAATATATAACATCACTGATGAAAAAGAAAAAATTATTAAAGATAATATATTACTTATCAAGAGTATAGCTTTTTTAGATAGTATTACAATTATTTTAAAAGAATATAATAAAGATGCATGTATTAAAGAAATTATTGATGGAGTAGAAATCTTAATTCCAATTATAAAAATGGTTAATAAAGAGAAAGAATTAGAACGTTTAAAAAAAGAAAAAAATAGAGTCAAAGTTAATATCTTAAATCTTCAAGATACAGTAATGAATCAAAATTTTTTAAAATTTGCTCCTAATAATATCGTTAATAGAAAAAAAAATAAATTATTAGAATTACATGATATATATAATAAATTATCTAATCAAATAAAAATTTTACAAAATTTATCTTTTTAA
- a CDS encoding leucyl aminopeptidase yields the protein MNFFIKKCLLESEETDCIVLAIFESCEFSESLNYLNKCSNNYIASLVKLGDINGKIGETLLLYNVPNIISKRILLVGCGKKNKLNISRFKKLIKNSIKVLKKYSIKHIIYSFSELIINVNNNIYWIIRLILLSIEDSCYNIFKENSIKKNNFNIHDVVLNVLIKSDLYYAKISLQHALAISSGIQSAKNLSNLPPNICTPLYLSGEVKKLCKKYKRNISVEVIDIEQMKKLGMNAYVAVGNGSKNKPFMSIVRYSQEDSNVNKKTIALVGKGVTFDSGGISIKPALNMHYMKYDMCGAAAVYGILTMVAKLQLPLTIIGILSGCENMPSGQSFRPGDVITTMSGKTVEVLNTDAEGRLVLCDSLTYLERFSPDIVIDIATLTGACVTALGESISGLFTNDPELEKQLYFAAEQTNDKVWSLPLASEYQKDLISNIADLSNSGKSHAGAITAACFLANFTKKYKWAHLDIAGTAWKSSRTEGATGRPVELLCQFLLNQLDNYSFSQINK from the coding sequence ATGAATTTTTTTATAAAAAAATGTTTATTAGAATCCGAAGAAACGGATTGTATTGTTTTAGCTATTTTTGAATCGTGTGAATTTTCTGAATCTTTAAATTATTTAAATAAATGTAGTAATAATTATATTGCTTCTTTAGTGAAATTAGGTGATATTAACGGTAAAATAGGAGAAACATTATTATTGTATAATGTTCCTAACATTATATCAAAAAGAATATTATTAGTAGGGTGTGGTAAAAAAAATAAATTAAATATATCGCGTTTTAAAAAACTTATAAAAAATAGTATAAAGGTATTAAAAAAATATTCTATTAAACATATTATTTATTCTTTTTCAGAATTAATTATTAATGTAAATAATAATATATATTGGATTATTAGATTAATATTGCTGTCTATAGAAGATAGTTGTTATAATATTTTTAAAGAAAACAGTATTAAAAAAAATAATTTCAATATTCATGATGTAGTGTTAAATGTTTTAATAAAATCTGATTTATATTATGCGAAAATATCTTTACAACATGCACTAGCTATTAGTTCTGGTATTCAATCAGCTAAAAATCTAAGCAATTTGCCACCTAATATTTGTACTCCATTATATTTATCTGGTGAAGTTAAAAAACTATGTAAAAAATATAAAAGAAATATTTCTGTGGAAGTTATTGATATAGAGCAAATGAAAAAATTAGGAATGAATGCGTATGTAGCTGTTGGGAACGGATCAAAAAATAAACCATTTATGTCTATCGTGAGATATTCTCAAGAAGATAGTAATGTTAATAAAAAAACTATTGCTTTAGTAGGGAAAGGTGTAACATTTGATTCTGGAGGCATATCTATTAAGCCTGCTTTGAATATGCATTATATGAAATACGATATGTGTGGTGCTGCAGCTGTATATGGTATATTGACAATGGTTGCTAAATTACAGCTTCCTTTAACAATAATAGGTATTTTATCTGGTTGTGAAAACATGCCTAGTGGTCAATCTTTTAGACCTGGTGATGTTATAACTACTATGTCGGGGAAAACAGTAGAAGTATTAAATACAGATGCAGAAGGACGTTTAGTTTTATGTGATTCATTGACATATTTAGAACGTTTTTCTCCTGATATCGTAATTGATATTGCAACATTAACTGGAGCTTGTGTTACAGCTTTAGGAGAATCAATTAGTGGTCTTTTTACTAATGATCCAGAATTAGAAAAACAATTATATTTTGCTGCTGAACAAACAAATGATAAAGTATGGTCTTTACCATTAGCTTCAGAATATCAAAAAGATTTAATTTCTAATATTGCAGATTTATCTAATTCAGGAAAAAGTCATGCTGGAGCTATAACTGCTGCCTGTTTTCTTGCAAATTTTACAAAAAAATATAAGTGGGCACATTTAGATATTGCTGGTACTGCATGGAAATCTAGTAGAACAGAAGGAGCAACAGGACGTCCTGTAGAACTGTTATGTCAATTTTTGCTTAATCAACTAGATAATTATTCGTTTTCACAAATTAATAAGTAA
- the argF gene encoding ornithine carbamoyltransferase: MNHLYQRHFLRLFDFNALELKSIIKLAQKLKKNKQNNTEIQLLQKKNIVLIFEKESTRTRCAFELAAFDQGAHVTYLGPGSTHIGQKESISDTAKILGRLYDGIQYRGHDHKKIEILADNSNVPVWNGLTKKFHPTQLLADLLTIQEIYPNKKFHEITCAYVGDASNNIGNSLLEAALLFNFTLRIIAPKKYWPEKKILKLHQENQKNYPSNIIYTENIQKGVKNVDFIYTDVWMSMGESQDNWEKRIQLLRPYQVNTSMLDMTNNPDIKVLHCLPALHDQHTEIGRNLSKKYGFDNGIEITHDVFQKNEDIIFQQAENRLHTIKAILISSLLQKISL, encoded by the coding sequence ATGAATCATCTTTATCAACGTCATTTTTTAAGACTGTTTGATTTTAATGCATTAGAGTTAAAAAGTATAATTAAATTAGCGCAAAAATTAAAAAAAAATAAACAAAATAATACAGAAATTCAATTACTTCAAAAAAAAAATATTGTTTTAATTTTTGAAAAAGAATCTACTCGCACTAGATGTGCTTTTGAATTAGCTGCATTTGATCAAGGAGCGCATGTTACATATCTTGGACCAGGTAGTACGCATATTGGACAAAAAGAATCAATTTCAGATACAGCCAAAATACTTGGACGTTTATATGATGGTATTCAATATAGAGGACATGATCATAAAAAAATAGAAATTTTAGCAGATAATTCAAACGTTCCTGTTTGGAATGGTTTAACTAAAAAATTCCATCCAACTCAATTACTTGCTGATTTATTAACTATTCAAGAAATATATCCAAATAAAAAATTTCATGAAATTACATGTGCATATGTTGGAGACGCAAGTAATAATATAGGAAATAGTTTATTAGAAGCTGCTTTATTATTTAATTTTACTCTGCGTATCATTGCTCCTAAAAAATATTGGCCAGAAAAAAAAATATTAAAGTTACATCAAGAAAATCAAAAAAATTATCCATCGAATATAATATATACTGAAAATATTCAAAAAGGCGTAAAAAATGTAGATTTTATATATACTGATGTTTGGATGTCAATGGGTGAATCACAAGACAATTGGGAAAAAAGAATTCAATTATTACGTCCTTATCAAGTCAATACATCAATGCTAGATATGACTAATAATCCAGATATTAAAGTATTACATTGTTTACCTGCGTTACATGATCAACATACTGAAATAGGAAGAAATTTATCTAAAAAATATGGATTTGACAATGGAATTGAAATTACTCATGATGTATTTCAAAAAAATGAAGATATTATTTTTCAGCAAGCTGAGAATCGATTACATACTATAAAAGCAATTCTTATATCTAGTTTATTACAAAAAATTAGTCTTTAA
- a CDS encoding Rid family detoxifying hydrolase → MTYIINTTTAPKPIGPYSQAIQVNNMIILSGQIPIDMMSNHIPDNIAEQTYLVLKNIESILINAKFHVKDIVKTTIFTTTLKKINIINEIYKKFFLNHTKIFPARSCIEVQALPKNVKIEIEAIAFKDHN, encoded by the coding sequence ATGACATATATCATAAATACAACAACTGCTCCTAAACCTATTGGTCCTTATTCTCAAGCAATTCAAGTTAATAATATGATTATATTATCAGGCCAAATACCTATTGATATGATGTCTAATCATATACCAGATAATATTGCAGAACAAACTTATCTTGTATTAAAAAATATTGAATCTATTTTAATAAATGCAAAATTTCATGTTAAAGATATTGTTAAGACAACTATATTTACTACTACTTTAAAAAAAATTAACATTATTAATGAAATTTATAAAAAATTTTTTTTAAATCATACAAAAATTTTTCCAGCTCGATCTTGCATAGAAGTACAAGCATTACCTAAAAACGTAAAAATAGAAATTGAAGCCATAGCATTTAAAGATCATAATTAA
- a CDS encoding DEAD/DEAH family ATP-dependent RNA helicase translates to MTHIESTFSVLGLNSFLIQSLSEMGYVKPSPIQKTCIPLLLQGRDVLGMAQTGSGKTAAFALPLLHNLNIHLKAPQILVLAPTRELAVQVAEAFSDFSKYIIGINVLPLYGGQRYDLQLRALRQGPQIVVGTPGRLLDHLKRGTLNLSNLHSLVLDEADEMLRMGFIEDVETIMTKIPKTHQTALFSATMPEAIRRISKRFMNNPEEIKIQSNITTRPDIKQSYWMVYGRKTDALIRFLEVEDFSATIIFVKTKNATLEVSEALEKNGYNSAALNGDMNQALREQTLERLKNGRLDILIATDVAARGLDVDRISFVINYDIPMDSESYVHRIGRTGRAGRAGRALLFVENRERRLLRNIEYTVKQSIPEVQLPNIELLCKRRLEKFAKKVQEQLESRDLDEYSALLDKLYSSDDLDIKTLAAALLKMAQGERPLIIKKDLIKRPSRDILLKNDRRYEDKRNNHRLRREFREQKDIDLYRIEVGRNDGVEVRHIVGAIANEGNIHSRHIGNIKLFSSYSIIELPKGNSKDLLQKFSRTRILNKLINIKLLRDARNYDSKTSNRAILNRDKNNNRFISEHNSNKIHLSKKNESKSSFIRRKNI, encoded by the coding sequence ATGACTCATATTGAAAGCACATTTTCTGTTCTTGGTTTAAATTCTTTTCTGATTCAATCTTTAAGCGAAATGGGTTATGTCAAACCTTCGCCTATTCAAAAAACATGTATTCCTCTTTTATTGCAAGGACGTGATGTATTAGGAATGGCTCAAACAGGTAGCGGAAAAACTGCTGCTTTTGCATTACCATTGTTACATAATCTTAATATTCATTTAAAAGCTCCTCAAATTTTAGTTTTAGCTCCTACACGAGAATTAGCTGTTCAAGTAGCAGAAGCATTTTCAGATTTTTCTAAATATATAATTGGTATTAATGTATTACCTTTATATGGTGGTCAAAGATATGATTTACAGTTACGTGCATTACGACAAGGACCTCAAATTGTAGTCGGCACTCCAGGTCGTTTATTAGACCACTTAAAACGTGGAACACTTAACCTTTCAAATTTACATAGTTTAGTTTTAGATGAAGCAGATGAAATGTTACGAATGGGATTTATAGAAGATGTAGAAACAATTATGACAAAAATTCCAAAAACACATCAAACGGCATTATTTTCAGCTACTATGCCGGAAGCTATACGTCGCATTTCTAAAAGATTCATGAATAATCCAGAAGAAATAAAAATACAATCTAATATTACTACACGTCCAGATATAAAACAAAGTTACTGGATGGTATATGGTCGAAAAACTGATGCGTTAATTCGTTTCTTAGAAGTAGAAGATTTTTCTGCTACAATTATTTTTGTTAAAACTAAAAATGCAACTTTAGAAGTTTCTGAAGCGCTAGAAAAAAATGGATATAATAGCGCTGCATTAAATGGAGATATGAATCAAGCTTTAAGAGAGCAAACTTTAGAGAGATTGAAAAATGGTAGATTAGATATTTTAATTGCTACTGATGTTGCTGCTCGAGGTTTAGATGTTGATCGTATTAGTTTTGTGATTAATTATGATATCCCAATGGATTCAGAATCTTATGTACATCGTATAGGTCGTACAGGACGAGCAGGTAGAGCAGGTCGAGCACTATTATTTGTTGAAAATCGTGAGCGTCGTTTATTACGAAATATAGAATATACTGTTAAACAGTCGATTCCAGAAGTACAATTGCCTAATATAGAATTATTATGTAAAAGACGTCTTGAAAAATTTGCAAAAAAAGTTCAAGAACAATTAGAAAGTCGTGATTTAGATGAATATAGTGCATTATTAGATAAATTATATTCATCAGATGATTTAGATATTAAGACTTTAGCTGCTGCTTTATTAAAAATGGCTCAAGGTGAACGTCCTTTAATTATTAAAAAAGATTTAATTAAACGTCCATCTCGTGATATTTTGTTAAAAAATGATCGTCGATATGAAGATAAAAGAAATAACCACAGATTGCGTCGTGAATTTCGTGAACAGAAAGATATAGATTTATATCGTATTGAAGTTGGTCGCAACGATGGTGTAGAAGTGCGTCATATAGTTGGAGCTATTGCCAATGAAGGCAATATTCATAGTCGTCATATTGGCAACATTAAACTTTTTTCTTCTTATTCAATAATTGAGTTGCCTAAAGGAAATTCAAAAGATTTATTACAAAAATTTTCTCGTACTAGAATTTTAAATAAATTAATTAATATAAAATTATTACGAGATGCTCGTAATTACGACAGTAAAACATCTAATCGTGCGATATTAAATCGAGATAAAAACAATAATCGTTTTATTTCTGAGCATAATTCAAATAAAATTCACTTATCTAAAAAAAATGAATCAAAATCATCTTTTATTCGTCGTAAAAATATTTAG